A window of Oncorhynchus nerka isolate Pitt River linkage group LG4, Oner_Uvic_2.0, whole genome shotgun sequence contains these coding sequences:
- the pdk4 gene encoding pyruvate dehydrogenase kinase, isozyme 4, producing the protein MKLTQFLLKNSSIPKQALVDRFSKFSPSPLSMKQFIDFGSANACEKTSFVFLRQELPVRLANIMKEIDFLPDKLLSTPSLQLLQSWYATSLMELVGFLEKDPDNKMILKKFTETLVNVRNRHNNVVPTMAQGVVEYKEAFGSDPVTNQNIQYFLDRFYMSRISTRMLMNQHSLIFDGSANPAHPKHIGTIDPDCDVTEVVKDAFDSSKMLCEQYYLTSPEIDITQVNAKGPDQPLRIVYVPSHLYHMLFELFKNAMRATVETHEMALHLPPVKVRVSLGSEDLTIKISDRGGGVPLRKIERLFSYMYSTAPSPVDIDNSRNAPLAGFGYGLPISRLYAKYFQGDLQLYSMEGYGTSAVIYLKALSSDSVERLPVYNQSAIRHYQTSNEADDWCMPSKDPKKLGKYERRSQ; encoded by the exons ATGAAGTTAACGCAGTTTTTGCTAAAGAACAGCTCCATACCGAAACAAGCACTCGTGGATAGGTTTTCCAAGTTCTCGCCTTCGCCGCTGTCAATGAAACAATTCATAGACTTTG GCTCAGCCAATGCCTGTGAGAAGACGTCCTTTGTGTTCCTGCGTCAGGAGCTTCCTGTCCGGCTGGCCAACATCATGAAGGAGATCGACTTCCTCCCTGACAAGCTTCTCAGCACCCCCTCACTACAGCTGCTACAGAGCTG GTATGCAACAAGTCTGATGGAGCTTGTGGGCTTCCTGGAGAAAGATCCTGATAATAAAATGATCCTAAAGAA gtTCACTGAGACGCTGGTGAACGTCAGGAACCGTCACAACAATGTGGTCCCCACCATGGCCCAGGGCGTAGTGGAGTACAAGGAGGCTTTTGGCTCTGACCCCGTGACCAATCAGAACATCCAATACTTCCTGGATCGCTTCTACATGAGCCGCATCTCCACCCGCATGCTCATGAACCAGCACT CTCTCATCTTTGATGGAAGTGCCAACCCTGCCCATCCCAAGCACATTGGCACCATCGACCCCGACTGTGACGTGACAGAGGTGGTAAAAG ATGCCTTCGATAGTTCCAAGATGCTCTGTGAGCAGTACTACCTGACCTCGCCAGAGATTGACATCACACAAGTCAACG CCAAAGGTCCTGACCAGCCTCTTCGTATTGTCTATGTGCCTTCCCATCTCTACCACATGCTGTTTGAGCTCTTCAAG AACGCCATGAGAGCAACAGTGGAGACTCATGAAATGGCCCTGCATCTCCCGCCGGTCAAAGTTCGAGTCTCACTAGGCAGTGAAGACCTGACAATCAAG ATATCAGATCGAGGTGGAGGAGTTCCCCTGAGGAAGATAGAGCGTTTGTTCAGCTACATGTACTCCACCGCCCCCAGCCCCGTCGATATTGACAACTCACGCAACGCTCCACTG GCTGGTTTCGGCTACGGTCTTCCCATCTCCCGTCTCTATGCCAAGTACTTCCAGGGAGACCTGCAGCTCTACTCCATGGAGGGATATGGGACGTCAGCTGTCATCTACCTGAAG GCCTTGTCCTCTGATTCTGTGGAAAGACTTCCTGTTTACAACCAGTCAGCCATAAGGCATTACCAGACGAGCAACGAGGCAGATGACTGGTGCATGCCCAGCAAGGATCCCAAGAAGCTGGGGAAGTATGAGAGGAGAAGTCAATAG